One Gemmatimonadaceae bacterium genomic region harbors:
- a CDS encoding methylmalonyl-CoA mutase encodes MTSTRDLADTVREQQEEIERLRGEVDRWRARFEQGEKREIAFVNSDKEVDPVYTVLDVLPGDPLALPLPGDFPYTRGIHPTGYRGRLWTMRQFAGFGTARETNQRFKFLLEHGQTGLSTAFDFPTLMGYDSDHPRSEGEVGKTGVAISSLADMETLFEGIPLDQVSTSMTINGPAVILFCFYVAAAERQGVRPAQIMGTVQNDILKEYMAQHAWVYPIEPALRLIVDLFEWGATHTPKWNTVSISGYHIREAGATAAQELAFTLANGFTYVERGMARGLDVDAFAPRLSFFFDIHNDFFEEIAKLRAARRIWARRLKARYGAKDPRSWMLRFHSQTAGVTLTAQQPMNNVVRVAYQAMAAVLGGTQSLHTNSMDETLALPTEAAVQVALRTQQVLAYETGVPNVSDPLGGSYYVEALTDQLEAAAEQIFAEIEEQGGVVKGIEQGWFQRKIAESAMRQQWEIEQRRRLVVGVNEFVTQEPELSIPVLKVGKEADDTQRQRLAELRASRDAALVQQRLDALRAAARTDANMIPFILDCARAYCTLYEIRAAMEDVFGAYREPVFF; translated from the coding sequence ATGACGTCGACGCGCGACCTGGCGGATACCGTTCGCGAGCAGCAGGAGGAGATCGAGCGGCTTCGGGGAGAGGTGGACCGGTGGCGCGCGCGCTTCGAGCAGGGCGAGAAGCGCGAGATCGCCTTCGTGAACTCGGACAAGGAGGTCGACCCCGTCTATACGGTGCTCGACGTCCTCCCGGGCGATCCGCTGGCGCTCCCCCTGCCGGGCGACTTCCCGTACACGCGCGGCATCCACCCCACCGGATATCGCGGGCGGTTGTGGACGATGCGCCAGTTTGCCGGCTTCGGCACGGCGCGGGAAACCAACCAGCGCTTCAAGTTCCTCCTCGAGCACGGGCAGACCGGGCTCTCGACCGCGTTCGACTTCCCCACGCTCATGGGGTACGACTCGGACCATCCGCGGTCCGAGGGCGAGGTCGGGAAGACGGGGGTGGCGATTTCGTCGCTGGCCGACATGGAGACGCTCTTCGAGGGGATTCCGCTCGACCAGGTCTCGACCTCGATGACGATCAACGGTCCGGCCGTCATCCTCTTCTGCTTCTACGTTGCGGCTGCCGAACGGCAGGGCGTGCGTCCCGCGCAGATCATGGGGACGGTGCAGAACGACATCCTCAAGGAGTACATGGCGCAGCACGCGTGGGTCTATCCCATCGAGCCGGCGTTGCGCCTGATCGTCGATCTCTTCGAGTGGGGGGCGACGCACACCCCCAAGTGGAACACCGTCTCCATCAGCGGCTACCACATTCGCGAGGCGGGCGCGACCGCGGCGCAGGAACTGGCCTTCACGCTCGCCAACGGCTTCACCTATGTGGAGCGCGGGATGGCGCGCGGGCTCGACGTCGACGCGTTCGCGCCCCGGCTGTCGTTCTTCTTCGACATCCACAACGACTTCTTCGAGGAGATCGCCAAGCTGCGTGCCGCGCGGCGCATCTGGGCCCGGCGCCTCAAGGCGCGCTACGGGGCGAAGGATCCGCGCTCCTGGATGTTGCGCTTCCACTCGCAGACGGCGGGGGTGACGCTCACGGCGCAACAGCCGATGAACAACGTGGTGCGCGTGGCCTACCAGGCGATGGCCGCGGTGCTGGGCGGGACGCAGTCGCTGCACACCAACTCGATGGACGAGACGCTGGCGCTCCCCACGGAAGCGGCGGTGCAGGTGGCGTTGCGCACGCAGCAGGTGCTGGCCTACGAGACGGGCGTCCCCAATGTCTCCGACCCGTTAGGCGGTTCCTACTACGTCGAGGCGCTCACCGACCAGCTCGAGGCGGCGGCGGAACAGATCTTTGCCGAGATCGAGGAGCAGGGGGGCGTGGTGAAGGGGATCGAACAGGGGTGGTTCCAGCGGAAGATCGCCGAGAGCGCGATGCGCCAGCAGTGGGAGATCGAGCAGCGGCGGCGGCTGGTGGTCGGCGTGAACGAGTTCGTGACGCAGGAGCCGGAGCTGTCGATCCCGGTGCTCAAGGTGGGCAAGGAGGCCGACGACACGCAGCGCCAGCGGCTCGCCGAGTTGCGCGCGTCGCGCGACGCGGCGCTCGTGCAGCAGCGACTCGATGCGCTGCGCGCAGCGGCGCGCACCGACGCCAACATGATCCCGTTCATCCTCGACTGCGCCCGGGCGTATTGCACGCTCTATGAGATCCGCGCCGCGATGGAGGACGTGTTCGGGGCGTACCGGGAGCCGGTGTTCTTTTGA